The DNA segment attttttttttcaggacaagAACTCTATTTTGGGACAGGTCGAGGGGCCTGGATGTCTCTCCTCCCAACGCAGGGACGCCTCTTCAGTGAGACATGCACCTCCGACTACGTTAGGTGTTACTAGGGACAATATTACAAGCAAAAGCACTGTACTCGAGTTTGATTTTTGCAGTAAGTGTATTTATCAATGGCGATTCCAAACTTGTTATATCTGTCTCTTTaataaataatctatttttataactttgcaaagctgtttcaGTGAAAGTCCTTAACTGGACTCTGACAGGCAAACATTAACTCTGATGAGTGGTTGTACATATGATCCTTTAGATTTAAAACCAgtgaccaagtctgagactacAATTGGATCTAGCCACACCTAGAGTCCTCTCTGAGGAGTTTGGAAAGCAAGGGGATCCTTTCCAAACTTCATGACTCAACAGGAGAGCTgtcttctccccctctcccagccACTCATCAGACTCTTAACGTGACACATTctaatgaaaagttaaaatctCTGCTGAGTCACAGCACATCCAGTGATACTCATGAAGCAGGAACAGAATTTACATTCGAGTGGTTTAAGTGCCCCGAAATTTTCTATCTTAATCAAAAGGTCATGAAAAATGTATGACTTCCAAAAATATGCAATTGAAATGGGTACTGAATGATTTTTAACAAAGCTATAATGGATTACAATTCAACCGATTACCCACACTATATaatattttgctattttgtAGAAATAGATGGTTGTAAAAGAGTGTTCACTCAATTTAATTTATCAGCAAGATTTATGAAACATTCATTTTGAATGGTGCACAGGGCATCTACAGTTTGAATAGGAGACACTTTACCGAATCAGTCAGTAGACCCCACTGAAATGACGTAACCTACCAAAACTCTTTTGAATGTGCTGGTTTGTGGTGTGTACTAATTAGAGCAGTTGCACAGCTTACCACATCATTACTGTGCTGAAAAGTTGAAGGATACTGATTAAGggtattcatttattttcctgggtTGTACATATTTAATAAACACCACAGGCTTCCTTGTGCCTtgactgtttcctttttcttgccGCAATACTCAAGACACAGTGACCCCAGGTGCAAGGCATCTTGACTGACAGAAAATGTCTCATCTGCCTTGTGAGCTGTTTGTAGAGGTTTTTTAGGTGGGAGATTTTGAGAGTCAGTCTTACCCTGCTGTCAGGGTCAACGTTTGTCAGTAGGGTGTTTCTAATTGCCATTGGCTTCTTCCCTCAAGACGGAGCTGACTGGGCTAGCATTCAGCTGCGGGAAGAAAATTAAGGATTGAGCTGCCAATATCAGTGGGAAGTGCTTCATCAGTTGGAGCTCTGTGCTTTGCCTTATGTAAGTCCAGCCCTAAGATGTGCTTGGGATGGACCTTACCCTGACACCCAAGCCACGTCCTGGAGCAGAATGTGGGCAGGGGAGAAAAGATTGTGAAGTCTTCTTCTCACCCTTTGGCAGCCCTTCTTGCAGCTCAGCTCCCTTGGAGCTCTTGGCTTTGTCTCTCTTCTAACCCTAATCCAAGGGTTAGATAAAAGTAGTCATGGATTGCACTCTATCCAGAGACCCCAACCTATGTCCCAGAGAAGAAAGTTGTTAGAGGACAGCATCTGCAGAGCCTTCCCTTACCTTATGCAGCTTTTAAACCCTTTTCAACTGCTTTCAGCTTGGTGCTGTTGGCTTTGCGTCTCTCCTGACCTTAAACATAAGCTTAGGCATGGGATGAACTGTATCCTGAGATGACCAGCATTGTCCCAGAGGAACGAACAAGTGTTCAGGCATGCGCTCTTTGCACAGCCTCCCCTACCCTTGGTCCTCCCCCTTGGCACTCCCACTGCACCTGGAGCTGTGGGCTTCATGTCTCtcctaaccctaactctaaccctagGCATGGGCTAAGCCTTAGCCCTAGACTTCCTGGCATGGCCCAGAAGCAAGAATTTTTTGGAGATTaattctttttccagctttccagGGGAGGCAGGTGTTGCTACAAAAATGGGGTATTGGAACGTATTGATGTGTGTCTTAGGCCAGCCTGCAGACTGTGTTGAGAAGGTCAAGCTGTCCTTCCCCTTTTTGTGACAGGTGGATTATAAACACAAACTAAGACCTCTGGCCTACTCTTTACAGCCAAACTCCTTAGGTAAAAGAACAaaccattacaaaaataaaatgtctaataattttcaaaattagagTTGGTTTATATCAGGATTTCTGCTTTAAAGACTATTTGGATTGTCAGAAATATGCCTTTTGTTTCATGAGGTTGAAATGAGCCAATGTTGGTATTTATAACAGTATTATATCATTAATATGATAATAAAATGTGTTGTTTCTAATCAGTCATTGTTACTTTATCAAGTAGTTGAGGTTAGAAATACATGCTTTTGGATCATGAGCAACAAGCAATTGAGATTGGAAAAGATCGGTAGCTGGAATTTCTCAGTAAATTAATATGCATAAACTGTGTTAGAGCAATCAGCCTAAGTGACTAGACAGGCATTCAGAAAATTCCTTTTTGGAAAATTATATAATTCTCTAATGTGAATGGAATTTTCTATACCCAAAGGGAACTTCAATGAATGGAGATACAGAAATTTTCAAGCCTTCTAAGCGGGACATATAGCGCACGGTTCCTCATTATAATTATGCCTATGatggcattttgttttttctggacGTATATGTCAAGCAGGTATGTCTGTGATACCTAATGAGGTTATGATACCTAATGAGGTTAGTACCTTTGCAGGAGTTACAGTTTACAGGTATATTATTTTGAATCATTGCAGTAAGAAAGAACATTATGCTCACATCCCTTTCAACAGAAGAGCTTTTACTGGCCCTTTTGGGTGCAGGGCATGGCCAAATGCTAGTATTGTAAAGTAATTAATTCAAATGGGCTTAAGCGTGAATAAAATGTCTTAAATGAGTCCATGAGTGACTATGTGTTTATATGTATGCAAATGCAATGGAGGGCAATGCAGTCAAGAACGGAAATTCTGTGGTGCTGACACTACTATTAATAGTTTCAAAACCAATCCTTTTTCCTCCCATATTCAGTAAAGAGCAATCTAAAAGCACTCACATTTCTAGTCATACTATTGCTAAATGTCAATTTGTAACAATATGAAAGGAAACCCCTCAATCAATGCTCCATAAGTAAATgccctttaaaacaaacattcatggaaacaaaaattgTATTATATTTGAACTATAGGTTTTCAAACAGACTAAAGCGCTGCAACCAGATGTTCTTGTTGATGGATTTGCAGCTATTGACTTTTGCTCCAGCTCATATCAGTGACTAAAGGCTGCTTCATATTCACCcagaatataaattttaaagaaaataactctCCAGCTGAACTTACAAAATTGTAGAGACTCAAGCAGTGTCAGATAGCACACTGCAAGTAAAGAATTTGCATGTTGTAGTTAAATATAGATATTtatagatctttttttttccccactgtatAGTGGAAGCTCTGATGCTAACACATCAGAATATACAACCTCTAAAACTCCAAATGTAAGGATaagttttctgagaaaaatgtgtATGACGTCCCCAAGTGTTCTAAACATCTAGCTAAAAGACTCATATACAGCAATAGTCCTAAGAACGGTAAGATCACCCGCAAAAGCTGTTCAATACGTATTTCTATactaaaacataaataaaaaagccctAAGGGTCACAGAGTACCACCCAGATAGAACTTGTGTGTAATTACTAAAAACTGAATAGGGTTATTTTTATGTATCATTAAATTTTTGTGTAGgtgtgcatatatacatatacatgcatacaaaatctgctttttagtcagagcaggaaaggaaacagcTCGCTGAAGAGTCGTGCAAAAGTGTGCATGCTAACTGTAATACCTTTGACAAGGTGTCAAAGAGCACACTCTGGTCACGTTGGAGTGTCAGGACTGACACAAGGGAAATCATACAGACAGAGGTTATATATATGTGTTGGAATAGCTGCTGCTGGTGATAAGGGATATAGGAGTATATACAGTGCTAGGGGGAATAAATTCATGATGACGGCTTATAATAAGTTGACGGTAATGCTGCGAGTATCTGCATATTAAAGTGGTGGGTAGTGATAATATGTGTAATTGTGATGGTGAGCAGACAGTGATAACAAGATGTGTGAACTGTAGGAGGTGATGGGCATGCATGGTGAAATGAGTAGGTTGTAAGGATGCATGTGTGATGCTGAGTATGGTGGTGCTGTGGGGAACGTATAGCAGCATATGCACTGTGGTGATATTTATGCAGCGGGGACCTGCTGTTCTTGACAAAAGTAGGCGGTGCTCATAGGCGACAGTTCATGTGAAGAGAGAGGTTGGTGTCCGTACAGGTGTGATATGCTTGCACATAGGAGTGGCTACAGCCAACAGAATCAGCAGTTACTGAGCATTTTGTATGTAACCCTGTGCTGAGGGTGCACAAGTGATGCAGTGAGCAAGTGTGAGGGTGTGTGTGTTAGTGGGCAACCATGTCTGGTTAATAAAGAATGggcaggtggtggtggtatATGGAAATTGATCAAGTAGTTATGTATAATCACGTAAGGACAGACTGTGTACATGGAGCAATAACATAGGGAGGTAAGACACAGTGCTCTGAAGGAGAGGTGTATGCGAAgtcatacatttaaaaaaaacacaaaaaagtatGCATGTCAGGGTATAGAGATGCAGTATTAGGACTATCTGCTGGTGCTCATGTGTGTTTGGAACTGGTGGTGTGAATGAGGTGTGTAAGGCAGTCGTGCCTGTCTGGAGATGATTGTATGAGTAGCTACCGGTGTGTATGACTGTGTTTGCCCAGGATCAGGCTGTGTGTATGAAATAGCATGGTAAAAGTCAGATATAGCATGGTGTAAGTCATTTATGTAGTGATAGCTACATACATGTAAGAAATAGTGTATGAATGGAGATGGTGTCAATGGTTTGTGTCACTGTATAGTGCTGAGAAGGGTTCATAGCCTCACCCCGTGTGGATACAACCCTATCAGGGCTATGCATATGTCTTAAGTACAATATTAAGAGAGGGGCTGCAGCGCTGGTGATGCAGCATGTGATGGCTGAGCTTGAAGTGATCCTTGAGTGGAAGCAGTATGTGAGGCGACAAAAAAGCAGACTGACGGTGTGTTTGTGTAGCAGCATAGCTAGGACTGTCTCAGCACCGTTGTGGTGTAACGATGGTGAGCTGTAGCATGCAGACGGGTGCCTGCACTGTTGAATGTGTGATGGATAGAGACAGATCATGTGCTGGGTGTCAGAATGGGACAGGAGGGCGTGTTTTGGGACAGAGCATGCAGAGAGGGGCAGGACTGTAAAGTATCTGCTGTTGTGTGATgtctgctggtggtggtgggactGGACAAGGCCGGGGGCACAGATCTGCGCCGTGGCAGGGGGCACGGGGGCTGCTGTGCTCAGGCACTGCCGTGTGCTTAGGGATGAAAGTTGCGTGGGCCGTGCCAGTGGGTGTCATGCCCGGTGCCAGCACCCACGGTGACAGGAGAGGGTtacagcagctgggcagcaagAGGCATGCCTGCCGGGTAACACCGCCCACCCACCGCTCACCAGGGCGTCTTTCCTGAAGGAGAAAGGATGGTCCCTTTCGCCTGGGGTACCCCGGGCCGGCCCACGGAGGGGGAGCAGTGCAGGGCGGTGGGGGAGGAGAAGGTGCTggcggaggcggggggggggggcagcagcgcgagggggggggaaaccaaacTGGATGGGGAGAGCAGTGTCGGGGGGCactgcggggtggggggcagtggggacgGGGGGAGCTGCGCCCCGTCCGCCCCGGCGCTGCCAAGCCGCGCACCGCCGGGGGGCGGGTGGGAGGTcggcgggcgcggggggtgggctgggagggacacCCACTTACGtctcctcctgcttttttttttccttttctctttccctcctccttttcgTAGCCGGTGACGCGCCGCTGCCTATTAATCATTCACCAGCCGGGAGCGGCGGTCACCGGCAGCCGGAGCGAGCGGTGCCGGCAGCCGCCGCCTGCCGTGCCGGGAGCCCCGCCGGGATGCCGAGCCCGGGCAGCGGCCGGCGCCTGCCGCTTTgagccgggggcggggggcgccgagGATGCTCCCCCATGGCACCTGCCCCAGGCTTCCGGGCGGTGCAGGCAGCCACAGAGGCGGCGGCGACAGCGGTGGCGGCGGAGCCGGCAGCGCCtcggaggaggcggcggcggggggcatGGACTCGGGCGGCAGGAACTCCTCCGGAGCCCCGAACAGCACCCTGAGCGAGTCTCAGGGCAGCGCCATCCTCATCTCCTTCATCTACTCCGTGGTGTGCCTGGTGGGGCTGTGTGGCAACTCCATGGTCATCTATGTGATCCTGCGCTATGCCAAGATGAAGACGGCCACCAACATCTACATCCTCAACCTGGCCATTGCGGACGAGCTGCTGATGCTCAGCGTCCCCTTTCTGGTCACCTCCACCCTGCTGCACCACTGGCCCTTTGGCTCGCTGCTCTGCCGCCTGGTGCTCAGCGTGGATGCCATCAACATGTTCACCAGCATCTACTGCCTGACCGTGCTCAGTGTGGACCGCTACATTGCTGTGGTGCACCCCATCAAGGCGGCTAGGTACCGCCGGCCCACTGTGGCTAAGATGGTCAATCTGGGTGTCTGGGTGCTTTCCATCCTCATCATCCTGCCCATCATCATCTTCTCCAACACAGCGGCCAACAGTGATGGAACAGTGGCTTGCAACATGCTCATGCCAGAGCCCACCCAGAGGTGGCTGGTGGTCTTTGTGGTCTACACCTTTCTGATGGGCTTCTTGCTGCCCGTGGTGGCCATCTGTCTCTGCTACATCCTCATCATTGCCAAGATGCGCATGGTGGCCCTGAAGGCTGGTTGGCAGCAACGCAAACGCTCGGAGCGCAAGATCACCCTCATGGTCATGATGGTGGTGATGGTCTTTGTCATCTGCTGGATGCCCTTCTACATTGTGCAGCTGGTCAACGTCTTTGTAGAGCAGGATGATGCCACCATCAGCCAGCTCTCCGTCATCTTGGGCTACGCCAACAGCTGTGCCAACCCCATCCTCTATGGCTTTCTCTCAGACAACTTCAAGCGGTCCTTCCAGCggctgctgtgcctcagttgGATGGACAATGCTGCAGAAGAACCCATCGACTACTATGCCACTGCCCTCAAGAGCAGGGCATACAGCGTGGAGGACTTTCCCCCAGACAACTTGGAGTCAGGGAGCATGTACAGGAATGGCACTTGCACCTCCAGGATTACCACCCTCTGAGGAAGCATTCCTGCCCCCCGTGCCCCTACTGCCCCCCAGCAGGAGGGTGAGCGAGGCCAGGGCTGTGGCATGGGGAGGCCGGGAGGGAGGGGGTTTCCGTCCTGCCCACCAACAGTGGTGTTTGGCACAAGAAGGAGTGAAGAAAACCCCACATCCTCAGTCTGCTACCCCAtcccccccccagtgctccccttGAGAGCGGGTGCAGTTGCTGATGCTTTGATGCCCACTTGGCAAATTGCCACGCTCGTGGGTTGACTTAGGGTctggcagccaggctctgccacCCTTCTGTGTGTCTGACAAGTGGCTGTCCGGGTCCTGCAGCGACTCTCCCCTCACCTTTTGTACAGGTTGCCCTCCCCCCTCAGTTGGTGGGACCCTTCCAGGCCACTGAGCCAAGCCTGCTTCAGTCAAAGCCCAGCATTCAGACTCAGGCTCCCCCCAGCTGAACGTGACCCTGCTCCGCATCTCTCAGTATGCACTCCCCCCTCAGAGAGTAAAAATGCTGGGAAaaggcccccccccccccccaacacacaccTTGCCCTCCTCCAGGAAGGAGCAAGTAGCCTCTCTCTGCCagcccctcccctgcccccagaataaaaaagaaaatggggagCAAAAAGGCCCTGGGAAAAGCAGTGGCATAGACATGGAGCCGTCTCTCGCTTCAGAGACAGCTTTCAGCTGGTTGGGACTCTGGCTCTCTGTGCTACGCTCAGGGGAAGCAGGGCAGAAAAGGTCTTcggaaaaaaatgtgattactGCCGTGCTTCAGAGGTGTGCAGCAGGTTGCTGATAATGAGAGATAAACAGTCCCATGACtcacagggagcagagcaccGAGCCGGGAGTCGGGGGGGAGCACTGAGTTGGGAAATGTTTGAATATGTCCATATGTACAATAAAGTGTGCTAATAATAAAGTTTAAAGGGAGCGCTAGACTGTGAAGCTGCTGTCTTGCGCCTGCTCCATCAGCTGTGAAACAGCAATGAAGGGAGCTGAGACAGTTTTGAATGACCTGGGGCAGCCACAAAGTCACTTTAGCCTACATGGAAAAAGAGGGATTGGTTTCAAAATCTCCATCAGGCTCTGAAATAAAtacttgacaaaaaaaaaaaagtagctgttTGATAATAGCTATTACCTTTagcttcagtttcttctgttgCACTAAAAAAACAAGGGGGTGTGTGTTCGTATGTTGCCAATGTAATATACTGGCCCAGAGCTGCTTGATGTTTCATTTCTGAGAATTCCTGTTTTTCGTGTGTGCCTGACctctttttgtttgattttttttatttgattcttGTCACTGTGTCGTGAACGTGTTTCTCTGAAGCAGTTTATACTGTGTACTTATGTCTGTGGTGGCTACTTGCAAGGTTGCATTTAAAATGGATGATGCTCAAGAAGGCTCCTTTTCAGATAAAAAGGTTGTCACTTTTTCTAACTCCTTCATCTACATTGTCTCCCCCACAAAAATTCTCTtgaattttctctcttcccctctaTGACAGAACAATTTTCATATAGACGAATGAAGCTTTCTTGTTTGATAAATGACAGCTGATTAAACAAAATCTTCTACCCCTGCTCCCTCTTATCCCGTATGTAAGAATCGGTACGGACTACGTTGAAATAAGCAGCTATGTTTCTTGCTTTCTACCACCTGTGTTAACAGTGTCACACAGTGGCAGGTGTCCCAGTAGCTGTGACAAATCACTTCTTTAGCACAATACTGTGGTTGTATTAATTATAACTACTGGCAATCTGAAGCAAGAGATTGGGAAAAATCTCTAGTAGCAGCATACCCATAGCATTGTACTGGTAGCTTAAGTACTG comes from the Falco cherrug isolate bFalChe1 chromosome 7, bFalChe1.pri, whole genome shotgun sequence genome and includes:
- the SSTR1 gene encoding somatostatin receptor type 1, whose product is MLPHGTCPRLPGGAGSHRGGGDSGGGGAGSASEEAAAGGMDSGGRNSSGAPNSTLSESQGSAILISFIYSVVCLVGLCGNSMVIYVILRYAKMKTATNIYILNLAIADELLMLSVPFLVTSTLLHHWPFGSLLCRLVLSVDAINMFTSIYCLTVLSVDRYIAVVHPIKAARYRRPTVAKMVNLGVWVLSILIILPIIIFSNTAANSDGTVACNMLMPEPTQRWLVVFVVYTFLMGFLLPVVAICLCYILIIAKMRMVALKAGWQQRKRSERKITLMVMMVVMVFVICWMPFYIVQLVNVFVEQDDATISQLSVILGYANSCANPILYGFLSDNFKRSFQRLLCLSWMDNAAEEPIDYYATALKSRAYSVEDFPPDNLESGSMYRNGTCTSRITTL